A stretch of DNA from Ranitomeya variabilis isolate aRanVar5 chromosome 1, aRanVar5.hap1, whole genome shotgun sequence:
acatcagcactacagtacggaagtccgacagtgaaccagtgggatcattacagtgcatcagattggtgaatcactggtggactgcgctgcccactagactttgttatatacagcaagctaaatctaagtgggcagaaggacctggtgttttagcttactaagtctggtattaaaccactgcaagggacctggtcctttatcccacttggatttagctttctcacagagagcaggctaaatccaagttggcagaaggaccagGTCCATTTGGACAATAATTATAGTATtgaccccttcacaacgcatgatgcagttacgtcatatatcataaaaatatcagaaaaagaaatatcgcttttgctccatttaaaaaagtaaatttggaattgacgtgatcagaaaggtctgaccaatcaaaatgtaaaataatctgatcagtaaacggcataacgagaaaaaactagaaacgccataattacgttttttttggtcgcagaaacattgtaataaaatgaaataagaggtgatcaaaacatggtatccgcaccaaaatggtatcaataagaacgtcccgccaaaataaaaaaaaaatcccaatggcgatgtggatggaaaaataagttatgggaaggaaataaaaaaaaaaaaaaaaaaaaaaacggaaaatcgcccgagggttaaaacactcctaggtgcatgcatggaaaaaatctgtggttgtgtgatctacaaaaatgatcaccagtaaataaaacgggatgcggatgagattggcgcagaatattgtacacactgggattaaggggaaaattcgtgtgtataattgtcacatataaataaatgtgtaatcagatgtcagatctagtctgcggctcaatattactgcaaaaaatcacatgacagtatatatatatatatatatatctatatacaatgagggtccttctatctactgggatttagcattcttatataaagcaggctaaatccaagtcggctaaaggacctggtccctctgccgacttggaaatagcccactctgtgtgagaaagctaaatcccagtgcacagaaggacctgggcctttagccgactgggatttagctttctcacacagagagtgggctatttcccagtcggcagagggaccaggtcctttagccgacttggatttagccacaaccgAACTCTCATGGAGTCGCACTCCTTGAAGTGCTGACATCACAGGCGCTGGCAGAGCTGTGACGTCACGTACGCAGTGTAATCCCCGGATTTCCGACCCTTTTCTCTTGGACTTTTCATTCATGACATGACTATTCTGAAAGGAACTAAAAATCCCAGCACACTTCCGACCCCCATATATGGTCATGATGGAGGCGTGGCTGCCAGTGACGTCACCGCCTAGTAGGCGGGGTTTCCACTCTATTCCGGTCTCCTGGCCGTAGTGAGCTCTCATTCCGGGTAAGCGTCGGTAGAGGAAGGTTATCGGTCAGACTCCATTGTAACACGATGATTAACCATGCCATGATTCGGAAACCGGCCTCCGGTATCCTTCCGTACCTGTATACCGCCGGCGGGGGGAGTCTGCTGGCCAAGGACGGCGCCGTGCTCCCGGAGCTGGAGAAGGGCAGCTGGGAGCGGCATGGCGGCTACAACACGGACGGCTCCTTACCGTCCTCTCAGTCCGAGCTGGACGAGGACGAAGACATGGACCTACAGTCAGACTCCCGGGGCTCCACGTCTCCCCCGCTCACCCCGACCTCCGACAGCCCCCGCGACTCCCTGTACATGGACACCCACGCTCTGCTGCACAGCTACTACCGGGAGTGTGCCGGGGACATGAAGGCGGACGGCGGCAGCACCAAAGCGCTGCACACCCTGAGGAGACTGGGGACGGAAATTAACGAGAAGCACCGGATGGTCTTTCAGGGTGAGACCCGTCCGCCATGTTTTATAACGACATTTTATACTCTCTGCTTTGCATAAGGCAGCTCTTTGTGCACCGAGTGGTGAACCCCCCGTCTGGTTTTGCATTTGGTATGCTCCATACATCTGTACACTATCGCTGGCGGGTTACAGTACTTTTAAAAGGAGGATGCAACGTGTGCGTTCTTTAATTGTGTAACACTCCCCCTTTTATGGCGCATTTGGTATGCTCTTTCAATTATCTTCCTATGGCTGAAGGTCTAATCCAAATTTGAAAATGGGGGAATGGTTTTGCATGGCTTGTATTGTAAGCGCTCCTTTTTTCTGCTACATGTATGCTTCAATTATACTGCATGGCTGGAGGGCTAATCCAAATGAGTAAAATAGGGGTGGACACTGTAAATGGCTTTTaattgtagtaaaaaaaaaaatgttgtttgctTTGCTCTCTCAATTTTATGCTTTATGGCTGGAAGTCTAATCCAGATATGATTGGTCACAGTGTAAATACTCTTAATAGGAGTGGAGAAGGTGTGACTGCCTTTGACTTGTATTAACCCCCTCTTCTAGCCGCATTTAGTATGCTCCTACAATTATGCTGTATAGGTGGTGGAATAGTTCAAATGTCTGAAATGGTGGGGTGCTTATTTTTTCTTGACTATATAGCATAGTAGGGCTGTAATGGCTGCCAGCGCAGTGCTGTGTGCAGAGCAATGTATACGTGGTGCTCTGCACGTAGGcctgctccgcctctgttggtTGTAATTGGATTCTGTAAATAGAGTTAAACCAATACCCTTTGAATGGTGTAGCTTTATTCACTTGTGTCTTGTACATTGGCTTCATATTTTGAATGACAATAGCTTTATTGGTTGTCAGCGGTAACTTGCCATCTTACAATTTGAGCTTTTTGTTTTTAGACTGACGGTTCAATTAAAGCTTTTGTCTTTTAATTTTAGTATCTTTATTCATATGATTGATTTGAGGTTTTTGAATTTTGGAAACTGTATTTCTGTTGGTAATTAACATCAGCCTTGGTGATCTAGCCTCTCGCCCTCTGTATGTTGGCGCAGGGTGTCACAGCTGGAATGTGGGCCGATAAGGCCGGGTTGCTGTGTGACTGGAATTTTCCAGTGTTGTAGGACGCTGTGACGCTGTTTCGCCCTTTGGCCCAGTCTTCCGCCCTGGAGACCAGGCAGCCGTTTGTCCCACAGGCCCGGCCCTGCCCGGCAGTAACCTCCCGCTCTGCAAGCTGCATCCTGTGAGCCGTTGTATAATGTATGAGGACTCCTGAATAATGTATTGTCCCATCCCCCTCCCACCGCTCCACATTCCTACTGAATTCTGGTATTTTTCCAGATCTTACTGGAACACCAGCTGTAATGGCGAAACACGAGCCCTCTCCAACCGTCCTGTCTGTCCCCACAGAGATCCATAACCTACTGATCACAATGGCAGTGAGGACGGCATGGAGGGACTCATGTTCTAACAACTTCTCATACATTTCTacttatttaaagaaaaaaaacactgcCCCCCCCTTGTTCACAGGCTGCATCTGGTACTGCAACGCTGCCAGTTCACTTGGCTAAGGACTAGCTGCAATTATGGATGCAGCTTATGAAGGGTGATGCCATGTTTTTATTCCTATTTTATATTAGTTTCTTTATATATGGATCAAGTCCcccacctcccaaaaaaaaaaaaaaatatatatatatatatatatatatatatatatatatatatatatatatatatatatatatatattttttccactattATCAAACCCTTTAAATAATTTTGGTCACATTGGTGCTTTGGGTCTGCTAAGATACTGCAGTTTCTTCATTTCCAACACCTATAAGATCTAATGATAGTAGTCATTAATGGGGCAAGGGTATGCCTTGTTTTTGACATGGATTTTTGAGTATATTGCTTCCCCCACAACATGGAAGAAGTGTGAAGATGTCAAACCTTAGTGTATATGTAAAGGTATCGGTCCTAGAATTCTTTACTATAGTCCAATAAAGACCTTTGCATTGCTTGCAGAAATAAACCCCGGATCTttttggagaggttttttttttttttttttccccccctcttcCCAGTCTTACTTCTCTGTATTTTTAAATCTCTGCACTTGTGCACGCATGGAAAACCAAGGCCCAGGGCTGAAATCCCCAATACTGTACCTTGCTAGCAAATCACGCGGGACTAGCTGGGTATACTTTGCTCTCCTTAGTATTCATtctcttgtggcactgctgtgatgAAAGGGTCTTGAAGTGGTCTCTTCTCATGAGGGTTGGTAATCGTCCCTGTTCATGGGATCTAGTCTCTGCTTAGGGACCTCCAACGCTGGAGTGTCTTCTAATTATGGCTTTGGTGTCCCTGCATCTCGTCTGTGGGTTTGTGTAGCACAAGTCTGTCTTCTACACTGAAACCTGCAAAATGGTGCATCACTAGTTCTCACCTGGCATCTCTCTCCCCTCCAGGCATGTTGAATAATCTGTCTATACAGCATCCTGACGACATCGAGAAGCTTTCCCAAGTCCCAGCCATGGTCTTCAGCGACGGGATAACGAACTGGGGCCGTATCGTCACCCTGATAAGCTTTGGAGCCTTTATTGCTAAACATCTAAAAAGTGTACACCTCGACAACTGCATCGGCACACTGGCAGACAACTTCACAGAGTATCTCATGTCCCAAAAAAGAACATGGATCCTGGAGCATAATGGCTGGGTGAGTGTTCACTGTgtggtctgcagagctctctcctcTCTATGTGGGGGACCATTGGAGTTAGACAAGACAGAGCAGAAGAACATGGGTTCTTAAAGGCTCCCAAAGTTTCTCTGCAAGTGACCCATCAATGTCAAGTGTCCATTGCTTTATCTCTGGCGATGCCCTAGTCTGGGATTGTAGAGTCTACACTATTGAGATTTGGTGTAACCCAACCTGGGCTACTTTATTTCCCTCCAGTTTAAACCAACTGCTTTATGACTCTTAACTAATAGTCCAAGGGGCGGGGCTTTCATTGATCACAAATAGACTTAAGCGGAAAAGCCTCTTCAAAAAAGCCACAAATGACTGATGTGGCAGCTTAACAAGGTCTCATGAATAGATTCCCATCAGCCCCAAATATTGGAAGAGTAAACCATTGTCTCTTAAATCCAACCAAAAGGATCTTCACCCTTACTTGGCCAATAGTTTTTAATGGCTTTTGTGGTCTTTCTAAGTTTTTAATAAACTTTCCTTTTATTTTTACAGGATGGTTGTGTTGAGTTCTTCCATGTTGAGGACTATGAAGGTGGCCTAAAAACAGTATTGATGGCCTTCGCTGGTGTAGCTGGTCTTGGAGCAAGTTTAGCATACATGATCCGGTGAAagtctgttttttgtttttaagaaCTCCTCCAGGTGATTTTACACAATTACCAATTTTCTTTCCCTGACTCAGCTTTGTAGTTAGGATGGAAATCTTGCCCCTCCGCAAAGTTCAAGATCAGCCAGAGGGCCAGGAAGCTTGGGCTTGCCCTTGCTACGCAGTAGATGaggtgtattcttttttttttttttttttttt
This window harbors:
- the MCL1 gene encoding induced myeloid leukemia cell differentiation protein Mcl-1; the encoded protein is MINHAMIRKPASGILPYLYTAGGGSLLAKDGAVLPELEKGSWERHGGYNTDGSLPSSQSELDEDEDMDLQSDSRGSTSPPLTPTSDSPRDSLYMDTHALLHSYYRECAGDMKADGGSTKALHTLRRLGTEINEKHRMVFQGMLNNLSIQHPDDIEKLSQVPAMVFSDGITNWGRIVTLISFGAFIAKHLKSVHLDNCIGTLADNFTEYLMSQKRTWILEHNGWDGCVEFFHVEDYEGGLKTVLMAFAGVAGLGASLAYMIR